From Bacteroides uniformis:
GCGAATATTACGGACTCGACCTCAGCCATCCGGCTACATCAGCTCAAGAGGCCGTGCAATGGGTATACATGGCATATCTTGCTGCCATCAAAGAGCAGGACGGAGCAGCCATGTCACTGGGTAACGTATCTTCGTTCCTCGATATATTCATTGAATACGATCTGGCTCACGGAAAAATCAATGAGACGTTTGCACAGGAACTGATAGACCAGTTCGTCATCAAGCTGCGCATGGTACGCCATCTGCGTATGCAATCATACAATGATATCTTTGCCGGTGACCCGACTTGGGTGACCGAAGCCATCGGAGGACGCTTCAATGACGGACGCGTGAAGGTCACCAAGACTTCTTTCCGCTTTTTGCAGACGCTATACAACCTCGGTCCTTCTCCGGAACCGAACTTGACCGTATTGTGGAGTCCCGAACTGCCGGAAGGCTTCAAGGATTTCTGCGCCAAAGTTTCTGTAGATACCAGCTCCATCCAGTACGAAAACGACAACCTGATGCGTGAAGTGCGCAACTGCGACGACTACGGCATCGCCTGCTGTGTATCCTACCAAGCCATCGGCAAACAAATCCAGTTCTTCGGCGCACGTGCCAACCTTGCCAAGGCCCTGCTGCTCGCCATCAACGGTGGACGTTGCGAAAATACCGGAACTGTCATGGTGAAAGGTATTCCCGTATTGACCGGTGAGACATTGAAGTTTGAGGAAGTTATGGCCAACTACAAGAAGGTACTGACTGAAATAGCCCGTGTCTACAACGAGGCCATGAATATCATCCACTACATGCATGATAAGTATTATTATGAGAAAGCCCAGATGGCATTCATCGATACCGACCCACGCATCAATCTGGCATACGGTGTTGCCGGCCTTTCCATCGCCATAGACTCACTGTCCGCCATCAAATATGCCAAAGTCACTGCACGCCGCAACGAAATCGGCCTGACCGAAGGTTTCGACACTGAAGGTTCATTCCCCTGCTTCGGCAATAATGACGACCGTGTGGACCACCTGGGAGTAGACCTCGTTTACTATTTCAGCGAAGAACTGAAAAAGCTGCCTGTCTACAAGAATGCCCGTCCCACCCTTTCCTTGCTGACTATCACCTCCAACGTGATGTACGGCAAGAAGACCGGTGCCACTCCGGACGGACGCGCCAAAGGTGTTGCCTTTGCTCCGGGTGCCAACCCAATGCACGGACGTGACAAGAACGGTGCCATCGCTTCCTTGAGCTCCGTAGCCAAATTGCGCTACCGCGACTCGCAGGACGGCATCAGCAATACGTTCTCCATTGTTCCCAAATCACTGGGCCCGACACCGGAAGAACGTGTAGAGAACCTGGTAACCATGATGGACGGCTACTTCACCAAAGGTGCCCACCATTTGAACGTAAACGTACTGAACCGCGAAATGCTGGAAGATGCCATGGAACATCCTGAAAAGTATCCGCAACTCACCATCCGCGTTTCCGGCTATGCCGTGAACTTC
This genomic window contains:
- the pflB gene encoding formate C-acetyltransferase; amino-acid sequence: MELNKTFTNGLWNKEINVSDFVSKNIAPYTGDASFLQGPTERTKRIWDICLKALEEERNNNGVRSLDNTTVSTITSHKAGYIDKDNELIVGLQTDELLKRSIKPFGGINVVAKACRENGVEVDDKVKDIFTHYRKTHNDGVFDVYTEEIRSFRSLGFLTGLPDNYARGRIIGDYRRLALYGIDRLIEAKQEDLRNLTGPMTEARIRLREEVAEQIKALKDIKVMGEYYGLDLSHPATSAQEAVQWVYMAYLAAIKEQDGAAMSLGNVSSFLDIFIEYDLAHGKINETFAQELIDQFVIKLRMVRHLRMQSYNDIFAGDPTWVTEAIGGRFNDGRVKVTKTSFRFLQTLYNLGPSPEPNLTVLWSPELPEGFKDFCAKVSVDTSSIQYENDNLMREVRNCDDYGIACCVSYQAIGKQIQFFGARANLAKALLLAINGGRCENTGTVMVKGIPVLTGETLKFEEVMANYKKVLTEIARVYNEAMNIIHYMHDKYYYEKAQMAFIDTDPRINLAYGVAGLSIAIDSLSAIKYAKVTARRNEIGLTEGFDTEGSFPCFGNNDDRVDHLGVDLVYYFSEELKKLPVYKNARPTLSLLTITSNVMYGKKTGATPDGRAKGVAFAPGANPMHGRDKNGAIASLSSVAKLRYRDSQDGISNTFSIVPKSLGPTPEERVENLVTMMDGYFTKGAHHLNVNVLNREMLEDAMEHPEKYPQLTIRVSGYAVNFVKLSREHQLEVISRSFHERM